One genomic window of Acomys russatus chromosome 29, mAcoRus1.1, whole genome shotgun sequence includes the following:
- the Rnf223 gene encoding LOW QUALITY PROTEIN: RING finger protein 223 (The sequence of the model RefSeq protein was modified relative to this genomic sequence to represent the inferred CDS: deleted 1 base in 1 codon), with the protein MSSGQRLWHTAMLPHRQSSPTGTVPKSPASVGSPRSPGTPGSERVASPLECSICFSGYDNIFKTPKELSCSHVFCLECLARLAAAQPAGGPGRDAVPCPFCRQPTTVPAAGAPALRTSRQLQAKMPAHLQKEEPVWLEGTKLCCRPLPNASGREASGFVSVDVGLNKPAEPTLPVPVENPAPNRSRLARCWARFADWRRVALVSVLLLVLFCVVLWPVQCALKTGNLRCLNRPPTATATVTATTNALTLGPLANN; encoded by the exons ATGTCATCGGGCCAGCGGTTATGGCACACAGCTATGCTACCCCACCGCCAGAGCAGCCCCACAGGCACAGTGCCCAAGTCCCCCGCCTCAGTTGGCAGCCCCAGGTCCCCTGGTACTCCTGGCTCAGAGAGGGTGGCCTCCCCACTGGAATGTTCCATCTGCTTCTCAGGCTACGACAACATCTTCAAGACACCCAAGGAGCTTTCCTGTTCTCATGTCTTCTGCCTTGAGTGTTTGGCTAGGCTGGCAGCTGCCCAGCCTGCAGGCGGTCCTGGCAGAGATGCTGTGCCCTGCCCATTCTGCCGGCAGCCCACCACTGTGCCTGCTGCTGGGGCTCCTGCACTGCGCACCAGTCGTCAGCTACAGGCCAAGATGCCAGCACACCTACAGAAGGAGGAGCCTGTGTGGCTTGAGGGCACC AAACTGTGCTGCCGCCCCTTGCCCAACGCTTCTGGCCGAGAGGCCAGTGGCTTTGTGAGTGTGGATGTAGGCTTGAACAAACCAGCTGAGCCTACCCTACCAGTACCTGTTGAGAACCCTGCACCCAACCGAAGCCGTTTGGCCCGCTGTTGGGCACGCTTTGCGGACTGGCGTCGTGTAGCCCTGGTTTCTGTGCTGTTGCTGGTCCTCTTTTGTGTGGTACTCTGGCCTGTGCAGTGTGCGCTCAAAACTGGAAATCTGCGCTGCCTTAACCGGCCACCTACAGCCACTGCCACTGTCACTGCCACCACCAATGCCCTCACCCTTGGGCCCCTAGCCAACAACTAA